The nucleotide window TAAGGCATATTTCTGATGCAGAAAACCTAGGGTAATAGATAACCAAACCATTGACAATAGACCCCAATTCCAAGAAATAATAATCTTAGCAAATTTTCTTTTAATTAAAATGTAAAAGCCTGTGATAAATATTTGATAAACAATAAAGAAAGCAGCTAAACCAAAACCTTTATAAATAAAAAAGTGACTTAAATTAGCGCCAATCTTACCTAATAAATTATTGCTTTTTACAGTTTTATCTGTTAAATGGTTTAAAGTACTTTGATCTGCTTGCCAATTAAAAAAGAATGAAATGAAGGCAATACATAAAAAGACCGAAAACAAGATTAGAAACAAACCTAATATATTTTGAGTTTGTCTTGTTTTTAAAAAAGCAAAAACTGGTGTTTTTTCTTCTTTAGATTTCGATGTTTTTGTTTTGGTTTGTTTTGATCTGGCCATTAAAAATTAAGAATTTTTAAAGGGTAAATATACATATTTGCTTAAAATAACAGTGCTATTTTAGGCACATAAATAATAGATGCAATAATTAAAGATATTAAAGCTGCAAATGTTGGAGCACCTGCAGCAATATCTTTTATTTTACCTATTTTTTCATGAAATTCTGGATGAATAAAGTCAGCAATCTCTTCTACAGCTGAGTTTGCAGCTTCTGCTACCAAAACTAAACCTATTGCTAAAAATTGAATTCCCCATTCTAAAGGAGATATATTAAAAACAAAACCAAGAATTGTAGCTATAAATGCTATAAATAATTGTGCTTTAATACTATCTTCAGATGTAACTAAAATCCAAAGACCTTTAAAAGCAAATTTTAGGCTTCTAATTCTACCTCTTAAAAAACCATCTTTTGGGTTTTTCATATTATAAAGCCTCTAAAGCAGTTGTATAATTAGGTTCTGAACCAATTTCAGAAACTTGCTCTGTATACGCTA belongs to Polaribacter dokdonensis and includes:
- a CDS encoding diacylglycerol kinase family protein; its protein translation is MKNPKDGFLRGRIRSLKFAFKGLWILVTSEDSIKAQLFIAFIATILGFVFNISPLEWGIQFLAIGLVLVAEAANSAVEEIADFIHPEFHEKIGKIKDIAAGAPTFAALISLIIASIIYVPKIALLF